The DNA window GCGTGGTCGGGGTTGTCCAGCGTGACCGTGTACCAGCTGACCTGGTTCTTGATGTAGTCGTTGCTCTCGTCGAAGTACTTCCAGTTCATCATCAACTGGCGTTCTTCGTTCGCGGCCAGGGTGCGGTCCTTGGAACGGAAGATGCCCACCAGCTGCAGCGGCCAGTCATTGCTGCCACTGCGCGGGAAGATGGTCGCCTGCAGCGGAATGGTGTCGCCGATCTTCCAGCCGAACTCCTTGGCCAGGGTCTCGCCGACCACTGCGCCGGTTCGGGTGTCCTGGAAGGCTTTGAGCTGGTCCGGCGGCAGTTGCAGTTCGCGGTACACGTCGAAGTAGTTCGGAGCCACCGAGAAGTTGGCGAAGAAGTTCTTCGGATCCTGGTAGATGCCGCCGAACCACATGCCGTAGGTGACGTCCTTCACCCCGGCCACCTGCCGCACCTGCGGCTCCAGCCGGATCGGCAGCGACTGGGTGATGGAAAGACGCGAGGCCACGATCAGGCGGTTGGCCCCTTCCACGCTGCCGCCCGAACTGAACGCCACGCGCACCGAGTCGAGCATGCCGAACAGCAGGAACGCAGCCACCACCGAAAACAGGGTCAGCAGCGTCCGCGTCTTGCTGCGGAACAGCTGCGCCCAGATGAGCGAGAAATATTTCATGGCGGCGCTCCTCCGTCAGTGCGCCGCTGGCGCGTCGGCCAGCTCGCCCTTGTCCAGGTGCACGGTATGGGTGGCGTACTCGGCGGCCTTGGGATCGTGGGTGACCATGATGATGGTCTTGCCGTGCTCGCGGTTGAGCTGCTGCAGCAGCGACAGGATCTCCTCGGCCGAGGCGCGGTCGAGGTCACCGGTCGGTTCGTCGCAGATCAGGAAGGTCGGGTCGGAGACGATGGCACGCGCAATCGCCACGCGCTGCTGCTGGCCGCCGGACAGCTCATTCGGACGGTGGCTGCGACGGTCGGCCAGACCGACCAGGGTCAGCGCGATCTCCGCGTTGCGCTTGCGCTGCGCGGCACCCAGGTGGGTCAACAGCAGCGGCAGTTCCACATTCTTCTGCGCGGTCAGCATCGGCATCAGGTTGTAGAACTGGAACACGAAGCCGACGTGGTGGCTGCGCCAGGTGGACAGCTGACCACCGCTCATGCGGTCGATGCGCTCGCCTTCAATCTCGATCTCGCCGCCGCTGGGCGTGTCCAGGCCGCCGATGAGATTGAGCAGGGTGGTCTTGCCCGAGCCGGACGGCCCCATCAGCGCCACGAAGTCGCCGCGTTGGATATCCAGGTCGATGCCATGCAGCACCTGCACCTTCTCGGGGCCGCGCTGGTAGGTCTTGGTGATGTTGCGGAGCGAAACCAGGGTGGACATGGGTGGTTCTCCGTATCAAGAGGTTTGACGCATGCACGACCAACGGTCGTGCGCTACCGGTAGGACACGACCGTTGGTCGTGTCACCCGTTATGGCGCTTGCTTCTCCACCACCGCACTGCCGTCACGCAGTTCCGGCGGTGGGTTGTTGACCACCTGCTGGCCGGCGCTGAGTCCGGCGGTGACCTGGCGGTCGTTGTTCAATGCCACACCCACGGTCACCGGCACCTGCTGCGCGTGACCGTCATCGCTGACCACGAAGGCCACGGTTTTCTGGTCGCGCTCGACCAGTGCCGACGCCGGCACGCGAACGCCCTTGGGCGCTTCTGCCTGGGCCGGTGCTGCCGCTTCCAGGAAGCTCACCCGCACACCCATTTCAGGCACGATGCGCGGATCCTTCACCTTCAGCGCCACCCGCACCTTCACCGTGGCCTTGCCGCGGTCGGCGGTGGGAATGATGGCGATCACCTCGGCCGGAATCTTCCATTCCGGGTAGGCATTCAAGGTGGCTTCCACCGGCATCTTCGGCTGCACGCGGCCGATGTAGGCTTCGCCCACCTCGACTTCGATTTCCAGCGATTCCATGTCGACGATGGTGCCGATGCCGGTGCGGGTGAAACCGCCGCCAGCCGACAACGGCGAGACGATTTCGCCCGGCTGGGCCGCCTTGGCGGTGACCACGCCGGAGAACGGCGCGCGCACGATGTTGTTGTCCACGCCGAGGTCGGCAATGGCCAGCGAATCGGCCGCCACCTGGGTGTTGCGCTCGGCGGTCTTCAGCTGCGCGCGCAGGCTGTCGCGCTGGGCGGTGGCCTGGTCGTACTGCGACCGGGAGACCAGCTGCTGGCCGACCAGCTGCTGTAAGCGTGCCGCCTCGGCATCGGCCTGTGCCACCTGTGCCTTCAACCCGGCCAGTTGTGCGCGTGCGGCTTCCAGCTGCGAGGCCGACAGGCTGCGCTGGGCATCAGCATCAATCGGGTCCAGCGTGGCCATGATCTGGCCGGCTTCCACCCGCATGCCTTCCTCGATCATCACCTCGCGGACCTTGCCGGTGATCTTGGCCGACACCGTGGCCATGCGCCGGGCCACCACGTAACCGCTGGCGTCCAGCACCGAGCTGCTGGCGGTGCCTTGTTGGATGGCCAGCACCGGGGCGGTGGTGACCTCCAGCGGCTTTTCGCGGCCGAAGGCGAACCAGCCAACACCGGCCAGCAGCACCAGGGCCACCACGGCCAATGTGATCCAGAGACCGCGACGTGGCGAGGACGGCGGCGGGGCCGCGCCCTTCTGGCGGTCGATACGAAGTTCCTTGAGCAGTTCGGCGGATGCGTTCATGGGACTCAAGACGTGGAATCGCGCCGAGTGTGACCGCAAGAATGTCCGGCGGCAAACGCCGCCCGGTGGGCGTTACCGGCCTGGGCCCCGCGCCATCGCCGAAAACACCCCGTCGCGCCGCACCCAGGCGTGGAACAACGCCGCACACAGATGCATGACCACCGTCGCAAACAGCACGTA is part of the Stenotrophomonas oahuensis genome and encodes:
- a CDS encoding ABC transporter permease, producing the protein MKYFSLIWAQLFRSKTRTLLTLFSVVAAFLLFGMLDSVRVAFSSGGSVEGANRLIVASRLSITQSLPIRLEPQVRQVAGVKDVTYGMWFGGIYQDPKNFFANFSVAPNYFDVYRELQLPPDQLKAFQDTRTGAVVGETLAKEFGWKIGDTIPLQATIFPRSGSNDWPLQLVGIFRSKDRTLAANEERQLMMNWKYFDESNDYIKNQVSWYTVTLDNPDHASRVAQAIDAISANSDHETKSQTESAFQQAFVKQFADIGLIVTSIMGAVFFTLLLLTGNTMAQAVRERVPELATLKTLGFKDSTVLVLVMIESVLLIGLGGAIGMGLAAMILPALAPKTQGLLPPHVPTQTWVMGVALIIGIGVIVGLLPALRAKRLKIVDALAGR
- a CDS encoding ABC transporter ATP-binding protein, whose translation is MSTLVSLRNITKTYQRGPEKVQVLHGIDLDIQRGDFVALMGPSGSGKTTLLNLIGGLDTPSGGEIEIEGERIDRMSGGQLSTWRSHHVGFVFQFYNLMPMLTAQKNVELPLLLTHLGAAQRKRNAEIALTLVGLADRRSHRPNELSGGQQQRVAIARAIVSDPTFLICDEPTGDLDRASAEEILSLLQQLNREHGKTIIMVTHDPKAAEYATHTVHLDKGELADAPAAH
- a CDS encoding efflux RND transporter periplasmic adaptor subunit, translated to MNASAELLKELRIDRQKGAAPPPSSPRRGLWITLAVVALVLLAGVGWFAFGREKPLEVTTAPVLAIQQGTASSSVLDASGYVVARRMATVSAKITGKVREVMIEEGMRVEAGQIMATLDPIDADAQRSLSASQLEAARAQLAGLKAQVAQADAEAARLQQLVGQQLVSRSQYDQATAQRDSLRAQLKTAERNTQVAADSLAIADLGVDNNIVRAPFSGVVTAKAAQPGEIVSPLSAGGGFTRTGIGTIVDMESLEIEVEVGEAYIGRVQPKMPVEATLNAYPEWKIPAEVIAIIPTADRGKATVKVRVALKVKDPRIVPEMGVRVSFLEAAAPAQAEAPKGVRVPASALVERDQKTVAFVVSDDGHAQQVPVTVGVALNNDRQVTAGLSAGQQVVNNPPPELRDGSAVVEKQAP